In Corylus avellana chromosome ca2, CavTom2PMs-1.0, the following proteins share a genomic window:
- the LOC132168505 gene encoding uncharacterized protein LOC132168505 — MAALFSFPSSRLISHSLPQNLSSQTSFKAYVLSNFHSPISHQPLIHRSFSSRRRRLGALVPFDAKSSESGGGDHRALEAVLKLHSAIKSKNIHELSDIIGDECRCICNFFSFFQPFQGKMQVLDFFTHLIKSFGDNAEFVIKPTLHDGMKVGISWKLEWKNTHVPLGKGLSFYICHIYQGKVYIRDMEMFMEPLLHIEPLRMKLMAYVMAVMDKMDFYLGSKSKAKRVIFILLALFFICTSLFLFKLPFH, encoded by the exons ATGGCGGCCTTGTTCTCTTTCCCCAGCAGTAGATTAATCTCACATTCCCTTCCACAAAATCTCTCTAGCCAAACAAGTTTTAAGGCTTATGTTCTTAGTAATTTTCACTCTCCAATTTCACACCAACCTTTGATCCATAGAAGCTTTTCTTCAAGGCGCAGACGCCTAGGCGCACTGGTGCCATTTGATGCTAAAAGCTCAGAATCAGGAGGGGGAGATCATCGAGCTCTGGAGGCAGTTCTTAAACTTCACAGCGCAATTAAGAGCAAAAACATCCATGAATTATCAGATATAATTGGAGATGAATGCCGGTGCATCTGCAATTTCTTCTCATTCTTCCAGCCCTTCCAAGGGAAAATG CAAGTGTTGGATTTTTTCACTCATCTGATTAAAAGCTTTGGAGATAACGCTGAATTTGTCATAAAACCAACATTGCATGATGGAATGAAGGTTGGTATTTCATGGAAACTAG AATGGAAAAATACACATGTGCCTCTAGGAAAGGGTCTCAGCTTCTATATATGCCATATCTACCAGGGGAAGGTTTATATAAG AGATATGGAAATGTTCATGGAACCGCTGCTTCACATTGAACCTCTAAGAATG AAATTGATGGCATATGTTATGGCAGTGATGGACAAGATGGATTTTTACTTGGGATCCAAGAGTAAAGCCAAGAGagttatatttattttactcGCTCTGTTTTTCATTTGTACCTCTCTGTTCTTATTTAAACTCCCTTTCCATTAG
- the LOC132168507 gene encoding dolichol-phosphate mannosyltransferase subunit 1, giving the protein MAERNKYSIIIPTYNERLNIALVVFLVFKHLRDVDFEIIVVDDGSPDGTQEVVKQLQQVYGEDRILLRARPKKLGLGTAYSHGLKHASGNFVVIMDADLSHHPKYLPSFIKKQLETGASIVTGTRYVKGGGVHGWNLMRKLTSRGANVLAQTLLWPGVSDLTGSFRLYRKSVLEDIISSCVSKGYVFQMEMIVRASRKGYHIEEVPITFVDRVYGSSKLGGSEIVEYLKGLAYLLVTT; this is encoded by the exons ATGGCGGAGAGGAACAAGTACAGCATAATAATCCCGACCTACAACGAACGCCTCAATATTGCCCTCGTGGTGTTCCTCGTCTTCAAGCATCTCCG GGATGttgattttgaaataattgttgTGGACGATGGTAGTCCTGATGGGACTCAAGAAGTTGTAAAACAACTACAGCAAGTATATGGTGAAGATCGCATT CTTTTGAGAGCTAGACCTAAGAAGCTTGGGTTAG GAACGGCTTACTCTCATGGCCTTAAGCATGCGTCTGGAAATTTTGTTGTAATCATGGATGCTGATCTATCACACCAT CCTAAATACTTGCCAAGCTTCATCAA GAAACAGCTGGAGACTGGTGCAAGTATAGTTACTGGAACCCGCTATGTTAAAGGTGGGGGTGTTCATGGATGGAATCTTATGCGCAAGCTAACAAGTAGGGGAGCCAATGTTCTTGCACAAACACTTCTATGGCCTGGTGTATCAGATTTGACTGGATCTTTCCG GCTTTATAGGAAATCAGTTCTTGAAGATATCATTAGTTCCTGTGTGAGCAAGGGATATGTCTTTCAAATGGAGATGATTGTTCGAGCTTCTAGAAAAGGCTACCATATTGAAGAG GTTCCAATTACATTTGTTGATAGAGTATACGGAAGTTCAAAGCTTGGAGGATCTGAAATTGTGGAATATCTAAAAGGCCTTGCATATCTGTTGGtcacaacataa